From a single Brassica oleracea var. oleracea cultivar TO1000 chromosome C5, BOL, whole genome shotgun sequence genomic region:
- the LOC106293314 gene encoding receptor-like protein 12, whose amino-acid sequence MMTLRLHVFSISCHFFFCFFALSFLVTTIVSQPYRRPDQIETLLAFKNEFGRCNNSVARSWIRDAIAFDGVVFDSETGVVTKLDLRGGCLKDTLGGNSSLFKFHHLRYLDLSYNNINSSSFLAELGRLTNLDSLDLSNNDLVGKVPSSISNLSRLTYLDLSSNNLNSSIPLLYNLTKLSSLDLSNNRLKGKVPEWLCNLPSLTALSLSHNSLDSFQGSQKEVFLNSSLVYLYLTSNAFHGPFPTIPETMRYMVASNNDFTGEIPLSLCNPKNLSVLDFSNNNFSGSVPNCLSESLTVLNLRDNKLRRLPDMFYRSDSLKTLDVGHNQITGKLPRSLVSCTSLEILNVESNRITDTFPFWLKSLPNLQVVILRSNGLYGPITYPPSSLSFPKLRIIDISRNNFTGSLPPNYFLNWNASLVNVPEDHQRRPQYMGDSYSLGFQPSLYVTNKGLHLKLEKILRIFGAIDFSGNRLEGQIPESIGLLKSLIALDLSNNRFVGYIPSSLGKLTNLESLDLSRNQLSGRIPQELVTLTFLAYVNLSQNKLTGPIPQSTQIVGQNGSSFEGNVDLCGLPLEKRCFQENVQPKTQIQQSKSPKQEQVLNWKAAAIGYGPGVLFGIAIGQVIATYKPVLFFKLFRH is encoded by the coding sequence ATGATGACACTACGTTTGCATGTTTTCTCCATCAGTTGTCATTTCTTCTTTTGTTTCTTTGCTTTAAGCTTCTTGGTTACTACTATTGTTTCTCAACCTTACCGTCGTCCCGACCAAATTGAGACCCTCCTGGCTTTCAAGAATGAGTTTGGCAGGTGCAATAATTCGGTGGCCAGGTCTTGGATCAGAGACGCTATCGCTTTTGATGGGGTTGTGTTTGATAGCGAGACCGGTGTTGTGACTAAACTAGACCTACGTGGTGGATGTCTCAAAGACACTCTCGGAGGTAATAGCAGCCTCTTCAAATTCCACCACCTCAGGTATCTCGATCTCTCTTACAACAACATTAACTCGTCCTCATTCCTCGCCGAACTTGGCAGGCTCACCAACTTAGATTCCTTGGATCTTTCTAATAATGACTTGGTCGGGAAAGTTCCATCCTCTATCAGTAACCTAAGCCGCCTAACCTACCTAGACCTTTCATCTAACAATCTCAACAGTAGTATTCCTCTTTTATACAATCTTACCAAGCTTTCTTCTTTAGACCTTTCTAATAATAGACTCAAAGGGAAAGTGCCCGAGTGGTTATGTAACCTACCTTCTTTGACCGCGTTGAGTCTCTCTCACAACTCCCTTGATAGTTTCCAAGGTTCTCAAAAAGAAGTGTTCCTTAATTCATCACTTGTCTACTTATATCTAACTTCAAACGCCTTTCACGGACCATTTCCTACAATTCCAGAAACCATGAGGTACATGGTTGCATCAAATAATGATTTCACAGGAGAGATACCTCTTTCATTGTGCAATCCAAAGAACCTGTCCGTCCTCGATTTTTCAAACAACAATTTCAGTGGTTCAGTTCCGAATTGTTTGAGTGAATCACTCACCGTGTTGAATCTTCGTGACAACAAGCTTAGAAGACTTCCGGATATGTTCTACAGAAGCGACTCGTTAAAGACACTTGATGTTGGCCACAATCAAATCACTGGGAAGCTTCCAAGGTCTCTTGTGAGTTGCACAAGCCTAGAGATTCTAAACGTGGAGAGCAATAGAATCACAGACACTTTCCCGTTCTGGTTGAAATCTCTACCGAACCTGCAAGTCGTTATCTTACGATCAAACGGATTATATGGTCCCATAACTTATCCTCCAAGCAGTCTATCATTTCCTAAGCTGCGTATAATTGATATATCGCGTAACAATTTTACCGGAAGTCTGCCACCAAATTACTTTCTGAACTGGAATGCATCCTTGGTCAACGTCCCTGAAGATCATCAACGGCGACCACAGTACATGGGAGATTCTTACTCGCTTGGGTTCCAACCTTCTTTGTATGTGACTAACAAAGGACTACACCTAAAGTTGGAAAAAATCTTAAGGATTTTCGGAGCCATTGATTTCTCTGGAAACAGACTTGAAGGACAGATCCCTGAATCAATAGGTCTCTTGAAATCGCTTATCGCGTTGGACTTGTCAAACAACAGATTCGTGGGTTATATTCCATCATCTTTAGGGAAGCTCACCAACCTTGAATCACTGGATCTATCTCGGAACCAACTCTCTGGGAGAATTCCCCAAGAGCTAGTAACCCTCACTTTCCTGGCGTACGTTAACCTATCTCAGAACAAACTCACCGGCCCAATACCACAGAGTACACAGATTGTCGGGCAGAATGGTTCTTCATTTGAAGGGAATGTAGATCTTTGTGGTCTTCCGCTAGAAAAAAGATGCTTTCAGGAAAATGTGCAACCAAAAACACAAATACAACAGTCAAAGTCGCCGAAGCAAGAACAAGTGTTAAACTGGAAAGCAGCAGCAATAGGTTATGGCCCTGGAGTATTGTTCGGAATAGCAATCGGACAAGTTATTGCTACATATAAACCTGTGCTATTCTTCAAATTGTTCCGTCATTGA
- the LOC106344237 gene encoding receptor-like protein 12 produces MTLHVRFSSISCFFALSFLVTTLVSLPSRRFDEVESLLAFKNEFTLSCNKSVTNSWTRDAISFDGVLFDKDTGGVTELKLRGACLTGTLDANSSLFRLHQLRHLDLSHNNISSSLPAEFGRLTNLEFLDLHQNRFTGELPSSFSNLTKLQFLDISNNSLQGKVPEWLWRLPSLTATNLSHNSFDGFQGSPLHNSSVLVYLFLRSNAFQGSFPNIPPTVKYLDASNNNFTGEMPLSLCDLRKLLVLELSNNSFSGSVPRCLSESITLMNLRRNNLTNLPDTFSNSSLELLDVGNNQISGKLPRSLEHCKRLEYVDVESNQISDTFPFWLESLPNLEVLVLRSNRFYGPISSPQHPRPFSKLMMINIAGNMFDGSLPPNYFVNLSAAITPRVKHIGSLVDFSGNRFVGQIPESIGLLKSLLALNLSNNGFTGHIPSSLANLTELESLDISRNQISGTIPQELGKLSFLSYINMSHNKLTGQIPQGTQFQKQNEYSFEGNVDLCGFPLRKSC; encoded by the coding sequence ATGACATTGCATGTGCGTTTTAGCTCCATCTCTTGTTTCTTTGCTTTGAGCTTCTTGGTTACTACTCTTGTTTCTTTACCTTCTCGTCGTTTTGACGAAGTCGAGAGCCTTCTAGCTTTCAAAAACGAGTTTACTCTGTCATGCAACAAATCAGTGACAAACTCTTGGACCCGTGACGCCATCTCCTTTGATGGGGTTTTGTTTGATAAAGACACTGGTGGTGTCACGGAGCTAAAGCTTCGTGGTGCATGTCTCACCGGCACTCTCGACGCTAACAGTAGCCTCTTCAGATTACACCAGCTCAGACATCTGGACCTCTCACACAACAACATTTCCTCTTCATTACCGGCAGAGTTTGGGCGACTCACCAACTTAGAGTTCTTGGATCTTCACCAAAACCGCTTCACTGGAGAGCTTCCTTCCTCATTCAGCAACTTAACCAAGCTTCAATTTCTAGACATTTCTAACAATAGTCTCCAAGGAAAAGTTCCCGAATGGTTATGGAGGCTTCCTTCCTTGACCGCGACTAATCTCTCTCACAACTCATTTGATGGTTTCCAAGGCTCTCCCCTCCATAACTCCTCAGTACTAGTCTACTTGTTTCTGAGGTCAAACGCCTTTCAAGGATCTTTTCCAAACATTCCACCAACCGTGAAGTACCTGGACGCATCAAACAACAACTTCACAGGAGAGATGCCTTTATCGTTATGCGATTTAAGGAAGCTGTTAGTTCTTGAACTATCGAACAACAGTTTCAGCGGTTCGGTTCCAAGATGCTTGAGTGAATCTATCACATTGATGAATCTCCGTCGCAACAACCTTACAAACCTTCCCGACACATTCTCCAACAGCTCACTAGAGCTGCTTGACGTCGGCAACAATCAAATAAGTGGGAAGCTTCCAAGGTCTCTTGAACACTGCAAACGCCTAGAGTATGTAGATGTGGAGAGTAATCAAATAAGTGACACGTTTCCTTTCTGGTTAGAGTCTCTGCCTAATCTCGAAGTGCTTGTCCTACGATCAAACAGATTCTACGGTCCTATATCTTCTCCTCAGCATCCTCGACCATTTTCAAAACTGATGATGATTAACATAGCGGGTAACATGTTTGACGGCAGTCTTCCACCAAACTACTTTGTGAACTTGAGTGCAGCCATTACACCAAGAGTGAAACACATCGGCTCTCTTGTTGATTTCTCTGGAAACAGATTTGTAGGACAAATTCCAGAATCCATAGGTCTTTTGAAGTCGCTCCTTGCCCTCAACTTATCCAACAATGGTTTCACCGGTCATATTCCATCGTCTCTAGCTAACCTCACGGAGCTTGAGTCACTGGATATATCTAGAAACCAAATTTCTGGGACAATTCCACAAGAGTTAGGGAAGCTCTCCTTCTTGTCGTATATTAACATGTCACACAACAAACTCACTGGCCAAATACCACAGGGTACACAGTTTCAAAAGCAAAATGAGTATTCATTTGAAGGGAATGTCGATCTATGTGGCTTTCCTCTTCGAAAGAGTTGCTAG
- the LOC106293352 gene encoding clathrin coat assembly protein AP180: MPSKLKKAIGAVKDHTSISLAKVATGANGGGDLTTLEVAILKTTSHDEDVPIYDRLVSDILAIISSKKSHAAACAAAIGRRIGRTKNWIVALKSLVLVLRIFQDGAPYFPREVLHAMKRGAKILNLSTFRDDSNSCPWDYTAFVRTFALYLDERLDCFLTGKLQRRYTNRDQTGRITTSKSRFSPKLNEPAVRDMKPVMLLDKITHWQRLLDRAIATRPTGDAKANKLVKMSLYAVAQESFDLYRDISDGLALLLDSFFHLQYQSCMHAFQACLRASKQFDELNGFYDLCKSIGVGRTSEYPSVQKISLELLETLREFLKDQSSFPPPPNSLLPPPQPQVTVSSSPEASERYWDCGGSFRSTSLEDLMSRTDAGTSSPPMSCQSEPYGGGRDDLNGNNFDTVSTKSLPNNPSVSAKEKKKEEDAKVDEAFDPWEALMLRDDPRKNVETITTSEDQRDSGNWLLALEETATQVHDTNPMAIVPSGNWLLALEETATQVQDTNSMAIVPFGLDNPMPALQATTDQYNPFLEDTATAPLAAESDFQPLAGELMTTFNALAVTEFQPEPTFQVNFPEDFEPSSTPTFKAIGNLPEKCDPFATFESFGFGETVSENGGVNQQSVLQEQQLWLQNQNKIMAKHLI; encoded by the coding sequence ATGCCGAGCAAGCTGAAAAAAGCGATTGGAGCGGTCAAAGACCACACGAGCATCAGCCTCGCCAAAGTCGCCACCGGAGCCAACGGAGGCGGCGATCTCACCACCCTCGAGGTAGCCATCCTCAAAACCACGAGCCACGACGAGGACGTCCCGATCTACGACCGCCTCGTCTCAGACATCCTCGCAATCATCTCCTCGAAGAAATCGCACGCCGCCGCTTGCGCCGCCGCCATCGGACGCCGCATCGGACGAACAAAGAACTGGATCGTCGCGCTCAAATCCTTAGTCCTCGTCCTCAGGATCTTCCAAGACGGAGCCCCTTACTTCCCTCGCGAAGTCCTCCACGCCATGAAACGCGGCGCGAAAATATTAAACCTCTCAACCTTCCGCGACGATTCGAACTCGTGCCCTTGGGATTACACAGCCTTCGTCCGCACCTTCGCGCTATACCTCGACGAGCGGCTCGACTGCTTCCTAACCGGGAAATTACAAAGACGTTACACTAACCGGGACCAAACCGGACGAATAACCACCTCCAAATCCCGGTTTAGTCCTAAATTAAATGAACCGGCGGTTAGAGACATGAAACCGGTTATGCTCCTCGACAAGATCACGCACTGGCAGAGGTTGCTAGACAGAGCCATCGCGACGCGGCCGACGGGAGACGCGAAAGCCAACAAGCTCGTGAAGATGTCTCTCTACGCCGTCGCGCAGGAGAGCTTCGACCTCTACAGAGACATCTCCGACGGGTTAGCTCTTCTCCTCGACAGCTTCTTCCATCTCCAGTACCAGTCTTGCATGCACGCGTTTCAAGCGTGCCTTCGAGCTTCGAAGCAGTTCGACGAGCTCAACGGATTCTACGATCTCTGCAAATCCATCGGCGTGGGGCGCACGTCTGAGTACCCTAGCGTTCAGAAGATCTCGTTAGAGCTTCTCGAGACGTTGCGGGAGTTTTTGAAAGATCAGTCGTCGTTTCCGCCGCCGCCGAATAGTCTTCTTCCTCCTCCGCAGCCTCAGGTGACGGTTTCAAGCTCGCCTGAGGCTTCGGAGAGGTACTGGGACTGTGGGGGGTCGTTTCGGAGTACTTCTTTGGAGGATTTGATGAGCAGGACTGATGCGGGGACTAGTAGTCCTCCGATGTCGTGTCAGTCAGAGCCTTACGGAGGAGGGAGAGATGATCTTAACGGGAATAACTTCGATACGGTTTCGACTAAGTCTCTTCCTAACAATCCATCTGTTTCTGCCAAAGAGAAGAAGAAGGAAGAAGATGCAAAGGTGGACGAGGCTTTTGATCCTTGGGAGGCGTTGATGTTGCGAGATGATCCGAGGAAGAACGTAGAAACGATTACAACCTCTGAGGATCAGAGAGATTCAGGGAACTGGTTGCTTGCGCTGGAAGAAACAGCTACGCAAGTACATGATACTAACCCTATGGCGATAGTACCATCAGGGAACTGGTTGCTTGCGCTAGAAGAAACAGCTACGCAAGTGCAAGATACTAACTCGATGGCGATAGTACCGTTCGGATTAGATAATCCGATGCCTGCGTTGCAAGCCACTACAGACCAATACAATCCATTCTTGGAGGATACAGCTACTGCGCCGTTAGCTGCGGAGTCAGACTTTCAGCCTTTAGCTGGAGAACTGATGACCACGTTCAATGCCTTGGCTGTGACGGAGTTTCAGCCGGAACCGACGTTTCAGGTGAACTTTCCTGAAGATTTTGAGCCGTCGTCTACGCCAACGTTCAAGGCCATAGGGAATTTGCCGGAGAAGTGTGACCCATTTGCAACATTTGAGAGTTTTGGGTTCGGAGAGACTGTTTCGGAAAATGGAGGGGTAAATCAGCAATCTGTGTTGCAAGAACAGCAGTTATGGTTGCAGAATCAAAACAAGATCATGGCTAAGCACTTGATATGA
- the LOC106344235 gene encoding receptor-like protein 12 — protein MTLHVPLSSISCLFALSFLVTTLVSLPYRRLDQVESLLAFKNEFTLSCNNSVTNSWTLDAISFDGVLFDEDTGGVTELKLRGACLSGTLDANSSLFRLQEIKYLDLSYNDFSSSLPAEFGRLTDLEYLDLHQNRFTGELPSSISSNTTVLTKLYFLDLSNNSLQGKVPEWLWNLPSLTALSLSHNSLDSFEGSPEFLHSSSVLVYLFLNSNAFRGYFPNIPPTVKYILASDNNFTGEMPLSLCNSRNLLFLDLSNNRLSGSVPRCLSGSLALLNLHHNNLSNLPDTFSNSSLKMLDVSHNQISGKFPRSLVNCKSLEFVNVESNCFSDTFPFWLESLPNLQVLILRANRFYGPISSPHYPLTFSKLMIVDISRNMFDGSLPPNYFMNWSAAISLAYDRPRLKFIGDSYSLGFHPSLSINNKGINMMLDRIVNVFAIVDFSGNKFEGEIPESIGLLKWLIILDLSNNGFTGHIPSSLANLTDLESLDISSNQISGTIPQELGKLSFLSYINMSHNKLTGQIPQGTQFQKQNESSFEGNVDLCGFFLRKSCLKNVSATTHTQHQNESAFKGNVDLCGFKENASATTQASHASKTMHTLNSSNPMLLFSILIVFHFVLLFSIPLSTSL, from the coding sequence ATGACATTGCATGTGCCTCTTAGCTCCATCTCTTGTTTATTTGCTTTAAGCTTCTTGGTTACTACTCTTGTTTCTCTGCCTTATCGTCGCCTTGACCAAGTGGAGAGCCTTCTTGCTTTCAAAAACGAGTTTACTCTGTCATGCAACAACTCAGTGACAAACTCTTGGACCCTTGACGCTATCTCCTTTGATGGGGTTTTGTTTGATGAAGATACCGGTGGGGTCACGGAGCTAAAACTTCGTGGTGCATGTCTCAGCGGAACTCTCGATGCTAATAGTAGCCTCTTCAGATTACAGGAGATCAAGTATCTCGATCTCTCTTACAACGACTTTTCCTCTTCGTTACCCGCAGAGTTTGGGCGACTCACGGACTTAGAGTACTTGGATCTTCACCAAAACCGCTTCACTGGAGAGCTTCCTTCCTCAATCAGCAGCAACACCACTGTTTTAACCAAGCTTTATTTTCTAGACCTTTCAAACAATAGTCTCCAAGGGAAAGTGCCCGAATGGTTATGGAATCTTCCTTCTTTGACCGCTCTTAGTCTCTCTCACAACTCCCTTGATAGTTTCGAAGGTTCTCCAGAATTTCTCCATAGCTCTTCAGTACTAGTCTACTTGTTTTTGAATTCAAACGCCTTTCGAGGATATTTTCCAAACATTCCACCAACCGTGAAGTACATACTTGCATCAGACAACAATTTCACAGGAGAGATGCCTCTTTCTTTGTGCAATTCAAGGAACCTATTATTCCTTGATCTGTCGAACAACAGGTTAAGTGGTTCGGTTCCAAGATGCTTGAGTGGATCACTAGCATTGTTGAATCTCCATCACAACAACCTTAGCAACCTCCCCGACACATTCTCCAACAGTTCGCTGAAGATGCTCGACGTCAGCCACAACCAAATAAGTGGAAAATTTCCAAGGTCTCTTGTAAATTGCAAAAGCCTAGAGTTTGTAAATGTGGAGAGCAATTGCTTTAGTGACACGTTTCCTTTCTGGTTGGAGTCTTTGCCGAATCTGCAAGTACTTATCCTACGAGCAAACAGATTCTACGGTCCTATATCTTCTCCTCACTACCCCTTGACGTTTTCGAAACTGATGATAGTTGACATATCTCGTAACATGTTTGACGGGAGCCTCCCACCAAATTACTTTATGAATTGGAGTGCAGCCATCAGCCTTGCATATGATCGACCGAGATTGAAATTCATCGGCGATTCTTACTCACTTGGGTTTCATCCTTCCTTGTCAATAAACAACAAAGGAATAAACATGATGCTTGATAGGATCGTAAACGTTTTTGCAATCGTTGATTTCTCTGGAAACAAATTTGAAGGAGAGATTCCAGAATCGATTGGTCTTTTGAAGTGGCTGATTATCCTCGACCTATCCAACAATGGTTTCACCGGTCATATTCCATCCTCTCTAGCTAACCTCACGGACCTTGAGTCACTGGATATCTCTAGTAACCAAATTTCTGGGACAATTCCACAAGAGTTAGGGAAGCTCTCCTTCTTGTCGTATATTAACATGTCACACAACAAACTCACTGGCCAAATACCACAGGGTACACAGTTTCAAAAGCAAAATGAGTCTTCATTTGAAGGGAATGTCGATCTATGTGGCTTTTTTCTTCGAAAGAGTTGCTTGAAAAATGTATCAGCAACAACACATACACAACATCAAAATGAATCTGCATTTAAAGGGAATGTCGATCTATGTGGCTTCAAGGAAAATGCATCAGCAACAACACAAGCATCTCATGCTTCCAAAACTATGCATACCCTCAATTCTAGTAACCCCATGCTTCTATTCTCCATCCTCATAGTCTTTCATTTTGTTCTCCTTTTCTCTATTCCACTTTCAACAAGTTTGTAG
- the LOC106344236 gene encoding uncharacterized protein LOC106344236, with amino-acid sequence MHPEVLTNRAMHGPVCKATSAPQETALFFLEGFTWDLDNAVSGFLQGQLPPVKKEPLQRSRSRSPSRRIDSSGLRSKHYKMDADETFKTLDDDREPTGLAKEATHDEISHGEDLASMPDPI; translated from the exons ATGCATCCTGAGGTCCTTACCAATAGAGCTAT GCACGGCCCTGTCTGCAAGGCAACTTCAGCGCCTCAAGAAACAGCACTCTTCTTCCTCGAAGGATTCACCTGGGATCTCGATAACGCCGTCTCTGGTTTCCTCCAAGGTCAGCTTCCTCCTGTCAAAAAAGAGCCGTTGCAGCGATCTCGATCACGATCTCCCTCGAGGCGGATAGACTCATCTGGCTTGAGATCAAAGCATTATAAGATGGACGCAGATGAAACCTTCAAAAC TTTGGATGATGATAGAGAGCCTACTGGACTTGCCAAAGAAGCAACTCATGATGAAATATCACATGGAGAAGATTTGGCCTCTATGCCTGATCCTATCTGA